The following are encoded in a window of candidate division TA06 bacterium genomic DNA:
- a CDS encoding DUF2089 domain-containing protein — protein MTRMPGGCPVCQEILTVRSLYCPACKVKIEGEFELPKLLSLTPEQMEFIQVFLRSRGNIKEVERELGISYPTVRTRLGDVIATLGYEVEPVEEPDSSSVLASLEKGDITVEEAVKRLRGEA, from the coding sequence ATGACCAGAATGCCAGGCGGATGCCCAGTTTGCCAAGAGATACTGACAGTCAGGTCTCTCTACTGCCCTGCTTGTAAGGTCAAGATAGAGGGCGAATTCGAGCTCCCAAAGCTACTTTCCCTCACACCAGAACAGATGGAATTCATTCAGGTTTTCCTGCGCTCAAGGGGAAACATCAAAGAGGTGGAGCGGGAGCTTGGAATCTCCTATCCCACTGTCAGAACCAGGCTCGGGGATGTGATAGCCACGCTCGGGTACGAGGTCGAACCTGTCGAAGAACCAGATTCTTCAAGTGTCCTAGCCTCTCTGGAGAAAGGTGATATCACGGTTGAAGAGGCAGTGAAAAGATTACGCGGAGAGGCCTGA
- a CDS encoding phosphomannomutase/phosphoglucomutase: MNPHIFRQYDIRGVAASDLTDDVVQRIGRAFGTHLKRAGRKRLVLGRDVRLSSPRIAKTIKKGLLSTGCNVIDLGVVPTPVFYFSIYRLRAQGGVMVTGSHLLKKYNGLKLCKDAETIYGKEIQKIRKIAESGKFLTGRGRENRRSVTEAYKDSVVKKNRVEKKLKVVIDPGNGTGGPIVRSILRELGCRVECINCKPDGRFPAHQPDPTVPKYMTQLVQNVLEKHADIGIGIDGDADRIGVVDELGNLVWGDKLLALYAEELLSKVPGAEIIFEVKCSQALPEYIRSLGGRPKMWKTGHSLIKAKMKRDEALLAGEMSGHMFFAHNWYGFDDAIFASARIVSILSRADASMSVLLEKIPKYFATPEVRIESTDRRKFEVVDKVKSFFSQKYRTRKIDGVRIEYGDGWGLVRASNTEPIVVARFEAKTRKRLQEIEKEIMTRVNQYNEP; the protein is encoded by the coding sequence GTGAACCCACACATTTTCAGGCAGTACGACATCAGAGGAGTCGCAGCATCTGACCTGACAGACGATGTCGTTCAACGCATAGGTAGGGCTTTTGGCACGCACCTGAAGCGCGCCGGCAGAAAAAGGCTCGTACTTGGAAGAGACGTCAGGCTCAGCTCACCAAGGATAGCAAAAACCATAAAGAAGGGCCTTCTCTCCACTGGATGCAATGTGATCGACCTCGGAGTCGTACCCACACCTGTCTTCTATTTCTCCATATACAGGCTGCGAGCGCAAGGCGGAGTGATGGTCACTGGAAGTCACCTTCTGAAAAAGTACAACGGACTCAAACTGTGCAAGGATGCTGAGACAATCTACGGAAAAGAGATACAGAAGATAAGGAAGATAGCGGAGAGCGGGAAGTTCCTGACGGGCCGGGGAAGAGAAAACAGAAGGTCTGTGACAGAGGCCTACAAAGACTCAGTCGTCAAGAAGAACAGAGTGGAAAAGAAACTGAAGGTCGTGATTGATCCAGGGAATGGCACGGGCGGACCAATAGTGAGATCAATTCTGAGAGAGCTGGGTTGTCGGGTAGAATGCATCAACTGTAAACCCGATGGTCGATTCCCTGCCCACCAACCAGACCCTACAGTACCGAAGTACATGACGCAGCTTGTCCAGAATGTCCTCGAAAAACACGCAGACATCGGAATAGGCATAGATGGTGATGCAGACAGAATTGGCGTTGTGGATGAGCTGGGTAACCTAGTCTGGGGCGACAAACTGCTGGCGCTCTATGCAGAGGAGCTTCTCTCAAAGGTTCCGGGGGCGGAGATCATCTTCGAGGTCAAATGCTCTCAGGCTCTGCCGGAGTACATAAGATCGCTTGGAGGAAGGCCGAAGATGTGGAAGACCGGCCACTCCTTGATAAAAGCGAAGATGAAGAGAGATGAAGCGTTGCTGGCAGGCGAGATGTCCGGCCACATGTTCTTCGCGCACAACTGGTATGGATTCGACGACGCCATATTCGCTTCAGCAAGAATTGTCTCCATCTTGTCCAGGGCAGATGCTTCCATGTCAGTCCTCCTGGAAAAGATTCCCAAGTATTTTGCCACTCCTGAAGTTAGGATTGAAAGCACAGACAGGAGGAAATTCGAGGTTGTAGATAAGGTTAAATCCTTTTTCTCGCAGAAGTACAGGACGAGAAAAATTGACGGGGTGAGAATTGAATATGGAGATGGATGGGGCCTGGTTAGAGCATCCAATACTGAACCCATAGTTGTTGCCAGGTTCGAGGCAAAAACGAGAAAAAGGCTGCAGGAAATAGAAAAGGAAATCATGACAAGAGTAAACCAATACAATGAACCCTGA
- a CDS encoding T9SS type A sorting domain-containing protein: protein MRRFFFFLLAAALLNVSTSCAVNLLQNSGFETWFDSLGVQVPEWWVTSALFDSGSAYKSSHAYSGSYSIALGKTIAIQGFATSLVPIVGGTHYDFSLWLDVPGLMGIGLFQVLQLDINDSLVGSNTVNSFHTSGWVQYVLGIDAHPDAVWARVSLSALEDTTFFDDVILDGEPGTGVNEGKPVRAVKDAPLLKISPNPFRGSTKIVAVVDDGGSGELNIYDTSGRLVRCYEISGTGPVTVKWDGRDYASRPVPSGTYFIRLDSGSKTVCEKITVIR from the coding sequence ATGAGGAGGTTCTTCTTTTTCCTTCTAGCTGCAGCGCTGTTAAATGTGTCGACATCCTGTGCCGTTAACCTGCTTCAGAATTCAGGATTTGAGACTTGGTTTGATAGTCTGGGCGTGCAAGTACCTGAGTGGTGGGTAACGAGCGCACTTTTCGATTCTGGCAGTGCATACAAGTCAAGCCATGCGTACAGTGGAAGCTATTCAATAGCACTCGGTAAGACAATTGCCATCCAGGGCTTCGCGACTTCGTTGGTTCCCATTGTGGGCGGTACACATTACGATTTTTCGTTGTGGCTTGATGTCCCTGGACTCATGGGAATTGGCTTATTCCAGGTATTGCAGCTTGACATAAACGACTCGCTTGTCGGTTCTAATACGGTGAATTCCTTTCACACATCGGGGTGGGTGCAGTATGTACTGGGAATAGACGCCCATCCCGATGCAGTGTGGGCTCGTGTCTCGCTTTCCGCACTGGAGGACACCACGTTCTTTGATGATGTAATCTTGGATGGTGAGCCGGGGACAGGAGTGAATGAGGGGAAGCCGGTCCGCGCGGTCAAGGATGCTCCTCTTCTTAAGATCTCGCCCAATCCATTCAGGGGGTCGACTAAGATTGTGGCCGTGGTGGACGACGGTGGCAGTGGTGAACTCAATATCTACGACACATCCGGAAGATTGGTGAGGTGCTATGAGATCTCAGGGACCGGTCCGGTGACAGTTAAATGGGATGGCAGAGACTATGCCTCTCGCCCAGTCCCATCAGGCACATATTTCATCAGGCTCGACTCGGGTTCAAAAACCGTGTGTGAAAAGATTACGGTAATAAGATAG
- the secA gene encoding preprotein translocase subunit SecA produces the protein MGKFAKKILGTKNEREIKRLTPIFGEINAFEESLKSLSDEELRSKTAEFRSLIRERMIDLENEYAETKDRMAAEEDEGILADLRLQRENLEKRINEEEEKILRELMPEAFAVVKEVCRRLVGQKWDVSAIEIEWNMVPFDVQLMGAVVLHEGKIAEMATGEGKTLAATMPLYLNALTGKGAHLVTVNDYLAGRDAEWMGKVYEFLGLTVGCIQGGMEPEERKIEYSCDITYGTNNEFGFDYLRDNMSRNPDHRVQHGHHYAIVDEVDSVLVDEARTPLIISGPVEHSTHEQFDRWKKPVDELVHKQTLLVNKTIAEAEALLKKGEEDEAGVKLLMAQRGAPRNKRLMKVLQEPGVQKLVERAEIEYIQSKRMYELDEKLLYNIDEKSNVVDLSEDAKHFLSPTKSPDFFTLPDLATELKQIEENDSLSPREKSVESNHLYQKNAEKMDLNNTIRQLLRAHSLFFVDEQYVVQEGRVLIVDEFTGRLMAGRRYSEGLHEAIEAKENVRVGEQTQTFATVTLQNYFRMYQKLAGMTGTAETEAHEFWDIYKLDVVVIPTNEPVRRVNYDDVIYKTRREKYNAVIEEIQKMHRAGRPMLVGTVSVDVSETLSRMLTRKGIEHSVLNAKHHQKEAEIIAHAGEAGRVTIATNMAGRGTDIKLGPGVVKCEKCCIFCEDKDCENCAHEYMEQQCRQEIPCGLHILGTERHEARRIDRQLRGRSGRQGDPGSSRFYLSLQDRLMRLFGSDRIAGVMDKLGVQDGEAIHHPLVTRAISGAQKKVEMFNFDIRKRLLEYDDVMNEQRSEIYRFRNEILDSSNLKGRILEIIEQLAESIVDEHADSRRYSEEWDWEGLRADSRRMFLIDLEIPEEKRASTNVEELKGNLLEAVKFAYDRKENVIGEAQMRELEKSVMLHTVDTEWRDNLYELDALKEGIGFRAYAQKDPLVEYKRESYRLFKELKDSIFGEIISLLFRIEVRPVEAEEKKEKTRAYKPGTASVVPAEQEPEREEAIAVAAGVRGRRTKRQQSESGVAVRQYRREGKKIGRNDPCPCGSGKKYKKCCGRGLV, from the coding sequence CTGGGCAAATTCGCCAAAAAGATACTTGGAACAAAGAACGAAAGGGAGATAAAGAGGCTCACTCCCATATTCGGGGAGATAAATGCCTTCGAGGAAAGTCTGAAGTCCCTTTCTGATGAGGAGCTCCGGTCCAAGACAGCGGAGTTCAGGTCACTCATCAGGGAGAGGATGATAGATCTGGAAAACGAGTACGCTGAGACTAAGGATAGGATGGCCGCTGAGGAAGACGAGGGGATCCTTGCGGACCTTCGACTCCAAAGAGAGAATCTTGAAAAACGGATCAACGAAGAAGAAGAAAAGATACTGCGGGAGTTAATGCCAGAGGCGTTTGCGGTAGTTAAGGAAGTTTGCAGGAGACTCGTCGGTCAGAAGTGGGATGTGAGCGCCATAGAGATTGAATGGAACATGGTGCCTTTCGATGTTCAGCTAATGGGAGCAGTGGTTCTGCATGAGGGCAAGATAGCAGAGATGGCTACGGGTGAAGGAAAGACACTCGCTGCAACCATGCCCCTTTACCTCAACGCCCTCACCGGAAAGGGCGCGCATCTTGTCACAGTGAATGACTACCTGGCCGGAAGGGATGCGGAGTGGATGGGGAAGGTGTATGAGTTTCTGGGCCTCACGGTAGGCTGTATACAGGGTGGTATGGAGCCTGAAGAAAGGAAAATCGAGTACTCCTGTGACATCACCTACGGAACGAACAATGAGTTTGGCTTCGACTATCTTAGAGACAACATGAGCAGAAATCCGGACCACAGAGTCCAGCATGGCCATCACTATGCTATTGTGGATGAGGTGGATTCTGTGCTTGTGGATGAGGCGCGTACACCACTAATCATCTCAGGCCCTGTTGAGCATTCTACCCACGAACAATTTGATAGATGGAAGAAACCGGTTGACGAACTGGTTCACAAACAGACCCTTCTTGTCAACAAAACCATTGCAGAGGCAGAGGCGCTCCTTAAGAAAGGAGAGGAAGATGAGGCGGGCGTCAAACTGCTCATGGCACAGAGGGGTGCTCCAAGGAACAAAAGGTTGATGAAGGTTTTGCAGGAGCCAGGTGTGCAGAAGCTGGTTGAAAGAGCTGAGATAGAATACATACAGAGCAAGAGGATGTACGAACTGGATGAGAAACTTCTCTACAACATAGATGAGAAGTCCAATGTGGTTGACCTTTCAGAGGACGCGAAGCATTTCTTGTCCCCGACCAAAAGTCCCGATTTTTTCACACTGCCAGACCTCGCCACTGAACTGAAGCAAATTGAAGAGAATGATTCACTCAGTCCGAGGGAGAAGTCTGTTGAAAGCAACCATCTATACCAGAAGAACGCCGAGAAGATGGATTTGAACAATACCATTCGCCAGCTTCTTAGAGCACACTCTCTTTTCTTTGTGGATGAACAGTATGTTGTTCAGGAAGGCAGAGTGCTGATTGTTGATGAGTTCACCGGCAGATTGATGGCCGGCAGGAGATATTCTGAAGGGCTCCATGAGGCTATCGAAGCCAAAGAGAACGTGAGAGTTGGAGAGCAGACACAGACTTTTGCGACGGTTACGCTTCAGAACTACTTCCGGATGTATCAGAAACTTGCTGGAATGACAGGTACTGCTGAGACTGAAGCTCATGAGTTCTGGGATATCTATAAGCTCGATGTTGTTGTGATTCCGACGAACGAACCCGTAAGAAGAGTGAATTATGACGACGTCATATATAAGACCCGCAGGGAAAAGTATAACGCGGTAATCGAAGAGATACAGAAGATGCACCGTGCAGGAAGGCCCATGCTGGTGGGAACCGTTTCTGTGGATGTGTCGGAGACGCTCTCTCGTATGTTGACACGCAAAGGGATAGAACACTCAGTTTTGAATGCCAAGCACCACCAGAAAGAGGCTGAGATTATCGCGCACGCGGGTGAGGCTGGAAGGGTAACCATAGCGACCAATATGGCTGGCAGAGGTACGGATATAAAGCTTGGGCCAGGAGTTGTGAAGTGTGAAAAGTGTTGCATTTTCTGCGAGGACAAGGACTGTGAAAATTGCGCACACGAGTACATGGAACAGCAATGCAGGCAGGAGATACCCTGTGGGCTTCACATTCTCGGGACAGAGCGCCATGAGGCCAGAAGGATCGACAGGCAGCTCCGCGGAAGAAGTGGAAGGCAGGGAGATCCAGGGTCCTCGAGGTTCTATCTTTCTCTACAGGATAGACTGATGAGGCTTTTTGGCTCGGATAGGATTGCTGGAGTGATGGATAAACTTGGAGTGCAAGATGGTGAAGCAATACACCACCCGCTGGTCACACGCGCGATTTCCGGTGCTCAGAAAAAGGTGGAGATGTTCAATTTCGATATAAGAAAGAGGCTTCTTGAATACGATGATGTTATGAATGAACAGAGAAGCGAGATATACAGGTTCAGGAACGAGATCCTGGACAGCAGCAACCTAAAGGGCCGGATTCTCGAAATAATCGAACAACTGGCTGAAAGCATTGTGGATGAACATGCCGATTCCAGAAGATACTCTGAAGAATGGGACTGGGAAGGTTTGAGGGCAGACTCAAGGAGAATGTTTTTGATTGATCTGGAAATACCGGAAGAAAAGCGAGCATCAACCAATGTAGAAGAGCTGAAAGGTAATCTTCTTGAGGCTGTTAAGTTTGCCTATGATAGAAAAGAGAACGTGATAGGTGAAGCACAGATGAGGGAACTTGAAAAGAGCGTCATGCTGCACACGGTTGACACTGAGTGGAGGGACAACCTGTATGAGTTGGACGCTTTGAAGGAGGGTATAGGCTTCCGGGCGTACGCTCAGAAGGACCCGCTCGTGGAGTATAAGAGAGAGTCGTACAGGTTGTTTAAGGAGCTGAAGGATTCGATTTTTGGGGAGATAATCTCGCTCTTGTTCCGGATTGAAGTTAGACCAGTTGAAGCGGAGGAGAAAAAAGAGAAGACAAGGGCATATAAACCCGGGACCGCAAGCGTGGTCCCTGCAGAACAAGAACCAGAACGAGAAGAAGCGATCGCAGTTGCCGCCGGTGTTCGAGGAAGGAGAACGAAAAGACAACAGAGCGAATCAGGAGTTGCTGTCAGACAGTACAGAAGGGAAGGTAAGAAAATAGGAAGAAACGACCCCTGCCCCTGTGGCAGCGGCAAAAAATACAAGAAGTGTTGCGGTAGGGGCCTAGTTTGA